The nucleotide window TCCAGCGGGCCCAGGCGCCCAGCAGGTCGGAGCGCAGGACCAGTCCGCGGCGGCCCAGGAAGTCGGCGAAGGACAGCTCGTGGGCGATGAGGGCGGCGCGGTCCGCCTCCCAGTCCTCGCCCCTGGTGTCGGCGACGACCGTGTCGGCCGAGGCGCCGGCGAGCAGCACGCCCGTCTCCTCGAACGTCTCGCGGACCGCGGCGCAGACGATGGTCTGTGCGGTGGCCGGATCGACGCCCATACGGACCGCCCACTGGGCGCGCGAGGGACCGGCCCAGGCCACCGGGCGTGCGTCCCGCGGATCGACGGACCCGCCCGGATAGGCGTACGCGCCCCCGGCGAAGGCCATGGAGGTGCGTCTGCGCAGCATGTGGACGGCGGGGCCGCCGGCGGCGGAGTCCCGCAGCAGCAGAACGGTCGCGGCCCTGCGGGGCTCGGCAGGGGTCAGCTCGCCGTTCGCGAGTGCCCGGATGCGGTCCGGCCACTCCGGCGGGTACCACTGGCCGTTGGTCGTGGACGCCATGGCCGGATGCTATGCGCTCGCGCGCGGATGTTCGAGGGCCACTTTCGCGCCGGAGGGCCCCTGCTGACGCGGGGCCCTCCGGGGCACGGCACACGGGGCGGACGTCACCGCCCCCATGACGGGACTATTCGGCGATCTCCACCTGGATCTCGACCTCGACGGGCGAGTCGAGCGGCAGCACCGCCACGCCCACCGCGGACCGGGCGTGCACGCCCTTGTCGCCGAGGATCTCGCCCAGCAGCTCGCTGGCGCCGTTGAGCACGCCCGGCTGACCGGTGAAGTCCGGCGCGGAGGCGACGAAACCGACGA belongs to Streptomyces sp. NBC_01454 and includes:
- a CDS encoding NUDIX hydrolase, coding for MASTTNGQWYPPEWPDRIRALANGELTPAEPRRAATVLLLRDSAAGGPAVHMLRRRTSMAFAGGAYAYPGGSVDPRDARPVAWAGPSRAQWAVRMGVDPATAQTIVCAAVRETFEETGVLLAGASADTVVADTRGEDWEADRAALIAHELSFADFLGRRGLVLRSDLLGAWARWITPEFEPRRYDTWFFVAELPEGQRTLPQGPEASPQTSRPSTPSASTEADLAVWIRPQEAADGYDRGELLMMPPTIATLRGLQPYATAADALAAAKAQDLTPVLARARIVGDEIELSWPGHDEFTKHITQTDTGSGALGGPDGPSDRPGPSGGTPA